In Phaeodactylum tricornutum CCAP 1055/1 chromosome 30, whole genome shotgun sequence, a single window of DNA contains:
- a CDS encoding predicted protein — translation MSPEIPDESREANGSVNGKIRTPAGVVSRRQAEALSQASQVVDSLHGGESYLDGFNLLGVVANPRGLHPTTAPSLQTPSRNQSTNASSSTATTSTDVFSGTYHSIEMTMTSVTEQITHLNAVLEDWSRFILEQDNTDYDKAIPDAQLLELPAYLGNMDLQSLQTHLERSGALAHAFRSRQQQHPTTRYSSANSSRASSPVSSASDADHIPEIFYSAEFDLTDPETFGRLLLTRKDRMVPPSTPPDQRTGGLHEYTPVSSWFPLEPPEAFSLALDKVELSLLQQVRTKSGAFFEESLRFAQLQQHIQNLLAQTQSLQNVTTSIERDGLSPLVEVPRFDDQRQSLQTLDVVLEAACELYEVKSSIGGYLAARDDLHATLQIQLARRLLNTPLSVDGAGNVALIQLTALENVSSQLDQYEMLVTSNLQDELVEFFLEWNVNASPASPNAFYTNAALEDRNNRVRELVHVLTQSSGLPSTLETYRNRVLETTRLTVRTVVSECCAGEVNANIANLSLERFLECLDLMIEQLVVVLSNTAAVDEFCVQNDILFTSNDAQNPEMESDNTNGEAAVENGDHEDTEALSTPIGGVVVAAAELSYAHSLVSLEEMKRIWDVCFGFVSQTESMTSGHKAATLRSTLMAQAKAFIERKHERNMSSLVAALDAEQWTQCQVSPERQGVLTRLCAGRSVLLRTRSTDILNTVLGENEPEAQVEGSGYKVVWSCLLLVEMFTQNIAASSHFTFLASNLVAKTTELLRLFNSRTTTLVLGAGAIHSAARLKSINAKHLSLVTQCLGMILALLPHVRAAFMAQMPTKQHVLLNSLDQIKSEYSDHNEKVLNKFVTIIGSIVERILAPKIGGTDFDKRATVFPIPEDGIVPCCAFLDGIFINTRKMHQVLSASLPSDHLQDVFSRIFAFLDQKIPVFWIAASESQSQSFVLPLTEDGKRRMLFEVQTTMQNLNALNGVQPWDFTAMNVLERRLEYFLSASNNEASNVQISPSGTLTEATLGTDDFDDSRQSGSTDESTQGVSPVAKPKLATETEKPAEPSLTSMITAQIAESDDVGAPKADHPLFDGPSPMETDCEAEKTHETGLNEAETTIGMPTGQDADDGQALTDSPGSRSDTEVEDDEPLFSKSTDDQDGHEAGATNAGEYPSDIATLKL, via the exons ATGTCGCCAGAAATACCGGACGAGTCGAGGGAAGCAAACGGTTCCGTCAACGGGAAGATTCGGACTCCAGCGGGGGTAGTGTCGCGACGGCAGGCGGAGGCGTTGTCGCAAGCGTCCCAGGTTGTAGATTCTTTACACGGCGGAGAGTCCTATCTCGACGGCTTTAATCTGCTGGGTGTTGTAGCCAATCCCCGTGGTCTGCATCCTACGACTGCTCCGTCTTTGCAGACTCCGTCTCGCAATCAATCGACGAACGCCTCATCGTCTACGGCAACCACCTCTACGGATGTATTTTCAGGTACCTATCATTCCATCGAAATGACCATGACCTCGGTTACGGAACAGATTACACACTTGAATGCCGTGCTGGAAGATTGGAGTCGCTTCATTCTGGAACAGGACAATACGGATTACGACAAGGCTATCCCGGATGCGCAACTACTCGAACTCCCAGCCTATTTGGGCAACATGGACTTGCAAAGCCTACAGACTCATCTCGAACGGTCCGGAGCATTGGCCCACGCGTTTCGATCccgacaacagcaacacccTACAACGCGATATTCTTCCGCAAACAGCAGCCGTGCGAGTTCCCCTGTATCGAGTGCCAGTGATGCGGACCACATACCAGAAATCTTTTACTCGGCCGAGTTCGATTTGACCGACCCGGAAACCTTTGGACGACTGTTGCTCACAAGGAAAGACCGTATGGTGCCGCCGTCCACGCCACCCGACCAGCGTACCGGAGGTCTACACGAATACACCCCGGTCTCGTCCTGGTTTCCTCTCGAACCTCCGGAAGCATTTTCCCTCGCCCTCGACAAGGTCGAACTTTCGTTGCTACAGCAGGTCCGGACCAAGTCGGGGGCCTTTTTTGAAGAATCACTCCGCTTTGCTcagctccaacaacatattCAGAATTTACTCGCACAAACACAGAGCTTACAGAATGTCACAACCTCCATTGAACGTGACGGTCTTTCGCCTTTGGTCGAGGTTCCTCGCTTCGACGACCAACGACAATCCCTGCAAACGCTGGATGTAGTCTTGGAAGCTGCCTGTGAGTTGTACGAAGTAAAATCGAGTATCGGTGGATATCTTGCGGCCCGGGATGATCTGCACGCTACTTTACAAATTCAACTCGCCCGACGGCTACTAAATACACCCTTGTCCGTGGACGGTGCCGGTAATGTTGCGCTAATTCAACTGACTGCTTTGGAAAACGTCTCGTCCCAGCTGGATCAGTACGAAATGCTAGTGACTTCAAATCTTCAGGATGAACTTGTGGAGTTCTTCTTAGAATGGAATGTGAATGCATCACCGGCCTCGCCTAACGCTTTCTATACAAACGCGGCGCTAGAAGATAGGAACAATCGAGTCCGTGAGCTGGTGCACGTGTTGACCCAATCCTCCGGTTTACCTTCTACTCTGGAAACTTACCGCAACCGCGTTTTGGAGACCACAAGATTGACCGTTCGGACAGTCGTGAGTGAGTGCTGCGCTGGAGAAGTCAACGCCAACATTGCCAACCTTTCTCTGGAGCGGTTTTTGGAGTGCCTCGATCTCATGATCGAGCAGCTCGTGGTGGTCTTGTCGAATacggcggcggtggatgAATTTTGCGTGCAAAATGATATTCTGTTCACATCTAATGATGCACAAAATCCCGAGATGGAAAGTGACAACACGAATGGAGAGGCTGCTGTCGAGAATGGAGACCATGAAGACACGGAAGCCTTATCTACACCGATAGGTGGTGTTGTTGTGGCGGCTGCCGAGCTCTCGT ATGCACACTCGCTTGTTAGTCTCGAAGAAATGAAGCGGATTTGGGATGTATGCTTTGGTTTTGTATCACAAACGGAATCCATGACAAGCGGTCACAAAGCTGCGACCTTGAGGAGTACACTAATGGCTCAGGCAAAGGCTTTTATCGAACGAAAACACGAACGCAACATGTCGTCTCTGGTGGCTGCCTTGGATGCTGAGCAATGGACGCAGTGCCAGGTTAGTCCAGAGCGACAAGGCGTTTTGACGAGGCTATGTGCTGGGCGATCCGTGCTGCTACGCACGCGTTCTACGGACATTTTAAACACGGTTTTGGGTGAAAATGAGCCCGAAGCGCAAGTGGAGGGTTCTGGCTACAAGGTAGTCTGGTCCTGTCTGCTACTGGTCGAAATGTTTACCCAGAATATCGCCGCTAGCTCGCACTTTACGTTTTTGGCTTCGAATTTAGTTGCCAAAACAACCGAGCTTCTACGCTTGTTCAACTCGAGAACGACCACGCTCGTGTTGGGAGCTGGTGCGATTCATTCGGCTGCTCGACTCAAATCCATCAATGCCAAGCACCTCTCGCTAGTGACCCAGTGCTTGGGAATGATTCTAGCATTGCTACCGCATGTAAGAGCCGCATTTATGGCCCAGATGCCCACCAAGCAACATGTATTGCTCAACAGTTTGGACCAAATCAAATCAGAATACAGTGATCACAACGAAAAGGTCCTTAACAAATTTGTCACGATTATTGGTAGCATTGTGGAACGTATTTTGGCACCCAAGATTGGCGGTACGGACTTCGATAAACGCGCCACCGTATTCCCTATTCCGGAAGACGGCATTGTTCCGTGTTGTGCCTTTTTAGACGGTATCTTTATCAATACACGTAAAATGCACCAAGTGCTGAGTGCCTCGTTGCCATCCGATCACCTGCAGGATGTTTTTTCAAGAATTTTTGCATTTCTTGATCAAAAAATTCCAGTTTTTTGGATTGCCGCATCAgaatcacagtcacagtcGTTTGTTTTGCCGCTCACTGAGGATGGCAAGCGACGCATGCTATTTGAAGTGCAAACGACGATGCAAAATCTGAACGCTTTGAATGGGGTCCAACCTTGGGATTTTACTGCAATGAATGTGCTGGAACGGCGCTTGGAATACTTTCTCTCGGCTTCAAACAATGAAGCAAGCAACGTACAAATATCTCCATCTGGAACGCTAACAGAGGCCACACTTGGGACTGACGATTTTGATGACAGCAGGCAGTCCGGTTCCACCGATGAGTCAACTCAAGGAGTGTCTCCCGTAGCTAAGCCGAAATTAGCCACGGAAACAGAAAAACCAGCAGAACCTTCCTTAACATCGATGATTACAGCACAAATAGCAGAAAGTGACGATGTGGGAGCTCCGAAAGCTGATCATCCGTTGTTTGATGGGCCATCCCCTATGGAAACTGATTGCGAAGCAGAGAAGACACACGAAACGGGTTTGAACGAGGCGGAAACGACTATAGGGATGCCGACGGGGCAAGATGCTGACGACGGGCAGGCCTTAACCGATAGCCCCGGGTCCCGTAGCGATACGGAAGTAGAGGACGACGAGCCTCTCTTTAGTAAATCGACAGACGACCAAGACGGGCACGAGGCCGGTGCGACCAATGCTGGTGAATACCCCTCGGACATAGCGACACTGAAACTGTAA